The following coding sequences lie in one Pseudomonadota bacterium genomic window:
- a CDS encoding xanthine dehydrogenase family protein subunit M yields the protein MKRYEYHKPGTIKEAIKLMGTLDGAQYIAGGTDVMVLLRQKKIAPNNLISLRNISGLSYIDKQKGLRIGSGTTHGEIENNDFIQSHYTALYDATSNLGSIQIRNVATIGGNICNAAPSADTACPLLVLDANVAILGQKGEREVTIDDFFLGPGKTVLEKGELVKEFAMPLFGDNTGSAYIKHTRRKAMDLPILGIGVRITISIGKSGGEVRCKDMLCTIESISNVLARFEDEELKCEDVRIAMGVVAPRPIRAKKAEEALKGKVISEKLFEKVSEIAANEASPRDSVRGEAWYRREMIKVLVKRAIMRSIDRIIRPDDTVYPERLW from the coding sequence TTGAAACGATACGAGTACCATAAACCAGGGACTATTAAAGAAGCAATTAAACTGATGGGGACCCTTGACGGGGCACAGTACATTGCTGGCGGGACTGATGTTATGGTCTTGCTCAGGCAGAAGAAGATTGCACCTAATAATTTGATTTCTTTGAGGAATATAAGCGGCCTTTCTTATATAGACAAACAGAAAGGCTTGCGTATCGGGAGTGGTACCACCCATGGCGAGATAGAGAATAATGACTTTATCCAGAGCCACTATACAGCCCTTTATGATGCCACCAGTAACCTTGGCTCCATCCAGATAAGGAATGTTGCCACAATTGGCGGCAACATTTGCAATGCCGCACCCTCAGCCGACACGGCATGTCCTCTCCTTGTCCTTGATGCAAATGTAGCTATCCTTGGACAAAAGGGCGAACGAGAGGTTACGATTGACGATTTCTTTTTGGGGCCGGGCAAAACAGTCCTTGAAAAAGGGGAATTGGTAAAAGAGTTTGCTATGCCCCTTTTTGGAGATAATACAGGTTCTGCATATATTAAGCATACGAGGAGAAAGGCAATGGACCTTCCCATCTTAGGGATAGGGGTGAGGATTACCATCTCTATAGGTAAGAGCGGGGGCGAAGTCCGCTGTAAAGACATGCTCTGTACCATTGAAAGCATATCGAATGTACTTGCCCGGTTTGAGGATGAAGAACTCAAATGTGAGGATGTAAGGATTGCAATGGGTGTTGTTGCACCAAGACCTATAAGGGCAAAAAAGGCCGAAGAGGCCCTTAAGGGTAAGGTTATTTCTGAAAAGTTGTTTGAAAAGGTAAGTGAGATTGCGGCGAATGAGGCATCTCCCAGGGACAGCGTAAGAGGAGAGGCGTGGTACAGGAGAGAGATGATAAAGGTGCTTGTCAAGAGGGCCATTATGAGATCGATTGATAGGATAATCAGGCCGGATGACACGGTCTATCCTGAGAGACTTTGGTAA
- a CDS encoding (2Fe-2S)-binding protein gives MKKEIVFILNGEEVKVEVEPEWTLLYFLREVYGLTGTKEGCGYGECGACTVIINDKAINSCLYPVLEVEGKNVTTIEGLLSKDGELHPLQKAFIEQGAVQCGFCTPGMIMAAKALLDEKKKPTEDDIKESIAGNLCRCTGYVKIIDAIKTVVGGR, from the coding sequence ATGAAAAAGGAGATAGTCTTTATTTTGAATGGCGAGGAAGTGAAGGTGGAGGTGGAACCTGAATGGACCTTGCTTTATTTTCTAAGAGAGGTTTATGGGCTTACAGGAACAAAAGAAGGATGTGGGTATGGGGAGTGCGGTGCCTGCACGGTGATTATAAATGACAAGGCCATTAATTCATGTTTATACCCTGTACTTGAGGTCGAGGGTAAAAACGTTACGACCATAGAAGGGCTTCTCTCAAAGGATGGAGAACTGCATCCCTTGCAGAAGGCATTTATTGAGCAGGGGGCAGTTCAGTGTGGTTTTTGCACACCCGGCATGATTATGGCTGCAAAGGCCTTACTTGATGAGAAAAAAAAACCTACAGAGGATGATATAAAGGAATCTATCGCAGGCAACCTTTGCAGGTGTACGGGCTATGTGAAGATTATTGATGCGATAAAAACTGTTGTGGGTGGGAGGTGA